The following are encoded together in the Bradyrhizobium sp. CCGUVB1N3 genome:
- a CDS encoding sorbosone dehydrogenase family protein → MSFSSVFARIVAMIGGAALIWRRMSETQPKPAWGGAPQIPEAKPQGAIPTLKMPTARGWRDGEKPVAAPGLKVNAFASGLDHPRWINTMPNGDVLIAEATQIAGPPRSVFHYAMQATMRRAAALGVSANRITRLRDADGDGVAEQRGTFMEGLSQPFGMALIGDTFYVGNTDGVVAFPYVAGAESIKASGRELVAFKPSGHWTRSLLPSADGKKLYAGVGSLSNIAETGMEVEEGRAAVYELDLVNGTSRIFAGGLRNPVGLAFEPNTGALWTVVNERDGLGDETPPDYLTSVRDGGFYGWPYCYWGQTVDDRVPQDAAMVAKALTPDYALGGHTASLGLCWMPAGTLPGFPDGMVIGQHGSWNRSTLSGYKVVFVPFENGKPSGPARDILSGFLAPDEKESYGRPVGVALGPDGSLLVADDVGNVIWRVTGA, encoded by the coding sequence ATGAGTTTTTCCAGCGTGTTCGCGCGCATCGTCGCGATGATCGGCGGAGCTGCGCTAATCTGGCGGCGGATGTCGGAGACCCAGCCGAAGCCGGCCTGGGGCGGTGCGCCGCAGATTCCGGAAGCCAAGCCGCAAGGCGCCATCCCGACGCTGAAGATGCCGACCGCGCGGGGCTGGCGCGATGGCGAGAAGCCGGTCGCCGCGCCGGGACTGAAGGTCAACGCATTCGCGAGCGGGCTCGACCATCCGCGCTGGATCAACACGATGCCCAATGGCGACGTGCTGATCGCCGAGGCAACGCAGATCGCTGGCCCGCCCAGGAGCGTGTTTCACTATGCGATGCAGGCGACGATGCGGCGCGCAGCAGCGCTCGGCGTCAGCGCCAACCGCATCACCCGGCTGCGCGATGCGGACGGCGACGGCGTCGCCGAGCAGCGCGGAACGTTCATGGAAGGATTGAGCCAGCCGTTCGGCATGGCGCTCATCGGCGACACCTTCTATGTCGGCAACACCGACGGCGTGGTCGCGTTTCCCTATGTCGCGGGCGCGGAAAGCATCAAGGCTTCGGGACGCGAACTCGTTGCTTTCAAGCCGTCCGGACACTGGACGCGCAGCCTGCTGCCGAGCGCGGACGGCAAGAAACTCTACGCCGGTGTCGGCTCGCTCAGCAACATCGCCGAGACGGGCATGGAGGTCGAGGAAGGCCGCGCCGCCGTGTATGAGCTCGATCTCGTGAACGGCACGAGCCGCATCTTCGCGGGAGGTTTACGCAATCCCGTCGGCCTTGCCTTCGAGCCGAACACCGGCGCGCTCTGGACCGTCGTCAACGAGCGTGATGGCCTCGGTGACGAGACCCCGCCCGACTACCTGACCTCGGTGCGCGATGGCGGCTTCTACGGCTGGCCTTACTGCTATTGGGGCCAGACGGTCGACGACCGCGTGCCGCAGGATGCGGCAATGGTCGCAAAAGCGCTCACGCCGGACTATGCGCTCGGCGGACACACGGCTTCGCTGGGCCTGTGCTGGATGCCGGCCGGCACACTGCCCGGCTTCCCCGACGGCATGGTGATCGGCCAGCACGGCTCCTGGAACCGCTCGACGCTGAGCGGCTACAAGGTGGTGTTCGTGCCGTTCGAGAACGGCAAACCCTCTGGTCCCGCACGAGACATCCTGTCGGGATTCCTCGCACCCGACGAGAAGGAATCCTATGGCCGGCCGGTCGGCGTCGCGCTCGGGCCTGACGGCTCGCTGCTGGTGGCCGACGACGTCGGCAACGTCATCTGGCGCGTGACGGGCGCCTGA